A genomic window from Cinclus cinclus chromosome 5, bCinCin1.1, whole genome shotgun sequence includes:
- the PPP1R3B gene encoding protein phosphatase 1 regulatory subunit 3B isoform X1, translating to MYCARVLDYFPHKQAMAVDVAMQLYLCSSPLRREKCACKIATKPSKPLRPCIQLSSKTVLNGPEEAASSFTHNKAKKRVSFADSRGFALTMVKVFSESEDPLDIPFNITELIDNIVGLTTVEKDRFVLDFIQPSVDYLDFRNRLQTDCVCLENCMLKEKSIVGTVKVKNLAFEKTVKIRMTFDTWKSFVDHPCQYVKDTYGGSGQDTFSFDISLPEGIQSHERVEFAISFECNGRVYWDNNRGTNYRIIWSELKSAQEAVRSPQAPDFGSAFDQLGSPWCSYGLFPEWPSYSGYEKLGPYY from the exons ATGTACTGCGCCAG AGTATTAGACTATTTCCCTCACAAGCAAGCAATGGCTGTGGATGTCGCGATGCAGCTGTACCTGTGCTCTTCACCCTTGCGAAGGGAGAAGTGTGCCTGCAAAATTGCTACAAAGCCAAGCAAGCCACTGAGGCCCTGCATCCAGCTGAGCAGCAAGACTGTACTGAATGgaccagaagaggcagcaagCTCCTTCACACACAACAAAGCAAAGAAGAGGGTGTCATTTGCAGATAGCAGAGGCTTTGCTCTAACAATGGTGAAGGTGTTCTCAGAGTCTGAAGATCCTCTAGATATTCCTTTCAACATCACAGAGCTGATAGACAACATAGTGGGTCTGACAACAGTGGAGAAGGACCGCTTTGTCCTGGATTTCATTCAGCCCTCTGTAGACTACCTGGACTTCAGAAACCGCCTTCAGACAGACTGTGTCTGTTTGGAAAACTGTATGCTAAAGGAGAAGTCTATTGTGGGAACAGTGAAGGTGAAGAACCTCGCTTTTGAAAAGACAGTGAAGATCCGGATGACGTTTGATACATGGAAAAGTTTTGTAGATCACCCATGCCAGTATGTCAAGGATACGTATGGAGGGTCAGGTCAGGACACGTTTTCCTTTGACATCAGCTTGCCTGAAGGAATTCAATCACATGAAAGAGTTGAGTTTGCCATTTCCTTTGAGTGCAATGGGAGGGTGTACTGGGACAACAACAGGGGCACAAATTACAGAATCATATGGTCAGAATTGAAGTCTGCCCAGGAAGCTGTTCGTTCCCCACAGGCTCCTGACTTTGGCAGTGCATTTGACCAGTTAGGGAGCCCTTGGTGCTCCTATGGCCTGTTTCCTGAGTGGCCCAGTTATTCAGGCTATGAGAAGCTTGGGCCCTACTACTGA
- the PPP1R3B gene encoding protein phosphatase 1 regulatory subunit 3B isoform X2, which yields MAVDVAMQLYLCSSPLRREKCACKIATKPSKPLRPCIQLSSKTVLNGPEEAASSFTHNKAKKRVSFADSRGFALTMVKVFSESEDPLDIPFNITELIDNIVGLTTVEKDRFVLDFIQPSVDYLDFRNRLQTDCVCLENCMLKEKSIVGTVKVKNLAFEKTVKIRMTFDTWKSFVDHPCQYVKDTYGGSGQDTFSFDISLPEGIQSHERVEFAISFECNGRVYWDNNRGTNYRIIWSELKSAQEAVRSPQAPDFGSAFDQLGSPWCSYGLFPEWPSYSGYEKLGPYY from the coding sequence ATGGCTGTGGATGTCGCGATGCAGCTGTACCTGTGCTCTTCACCCTTGCGAAGGGAGAAGTGTGCCTGCAAAATTGCTACAAAGCCAAGCAAGCCACTGAGGCCCTGCATCCAGCTGAGCAGCAAGACTGTACTGAATGgaccagaagaggcagcaagCTCCTTCACACACAACAAAGCAAAGAAGAGGGTGTCATTTGCAGATAGCAGAGGCTTTGCTCTAACAATGGTGAAGGTGTTCTCAGAGTCTGAAGATCCTCTAGATATTCCTTTCAACATCACAGAGCTGATAGACAACATAGTGGGTCTGACAACAGTGGAGAAGGACCGCTTTGTCCTGGATTTCATTCAGCCCTCTGTAGACTACCTGGACTTCAGAAACCGCCTTCAGACAGACTGTGTCTGTTTGGAAAACTGTATGCTAAAGGAGAAGTCTATTGTGGGAACAGTGAAGGTGAAGAACCTCGCTTTTGAAAAGACAGTGAAGATCCGGATGACGTTTGATACATGGAAAAGTTTTGTAGATCACCCATGCCAGTATGTCAAGGATACGTATGGAGGGTCAGGTCAGGACACGTTTTCCTTTGACATCAGCTTGCCTGAAGGAATTCAATCACATGAAAGAGTTGAGTTTGCCATTTCCTTTGAGTGCAATGGGAGGGTGTACTGGGACAACAACAGGGGCACAAATTACAGAATCATATGGTCAGAATTGAAGTCTGCCCAGGAAGCTGTTCGTTCCCCACAGGCTCCTGACTTTGGCAGTGCATTTGACCAGTTAGGGAGCCCTTGGTGCTCCTATGGCCTGTTTCCTGAGTGGCCCAGTTATTCAGGCTATGAGAAGCTTGGGCCCTACTACTGA